The genomic window ACCCTGCCTCTAACCCCTGACACTGTGCTGACCTCCAGCCACATGCCCACGACCCAGTGCTACAGAACCCTGCCTCTAACCCCTGACACTGTGCTGACCTCCAGCCTCATGCCCACGACCCAGTGCTACAGAACCCTGCCTCTAACCCCTGACACTGTGCTGACCTCCAGCCTCATGCCCACGACCCAGTGCTACAGAACCCTGCCTCTAACCCCTGATACTGTGCTGACCTCCAGCCACATGCCCACGACCCAGTGCTACAGAACCCTGCCTCTAACCCCTGATACTGTGCTGACCTCCAGCCTCATGCCCACGACCCAGTGCTACAGAACCCTGCCTCTAATCCCTGATACTGTGCTGACCTCCAGCCGCATGCCCACGACCCAGTGCTACAGAACCCTGCCTCTAACCCCTAATACTGTGCTGACCTCCAGCCACATGCCCACGACCCAGTGCTACAGAACCCTGCCTCTAACCCCTGATACTGTGCTGACCTCCAGCCTCATGCCCACGACCCAGTGCTACAGAACCCTGCCTCTAACCCCTGATACTGTGCTGACCTCCAGCCGCATACCCACGACCCAGTGCTACAGAACCctgcctctaacccctgacctccagCCACATGCCCACGACCCAGTGCTACAGAACCCTGCCTCTAACCCCTGACACTGTGCTGACCTCCAGCCTCATGCCCACGACCCAGTGCTACAGAACCCTGCCTCTAACCCCTGACACTGTGCTGACCTCCAGCCTCATGCCCACGACCCAGTGCTACAGAACCCTGCCTCTAACCCCTGACACTGTGCTGACCTCCAGCAACATGCCCACGACCCAGTGCTACAATATATTCGCTAGCTGCATACTTGCTTTTATATGTATGTTTCTGAACAATGCTATAGGAAAGTGACTACAAGCCATATTTTCCCTGGTAGGGTTGTATAATTCTGTAAAATTTCCCAAAATGTCCAGGTTTTCCCAAAATTCCTGCTTCAGGAAatcctggatatttttttttcaaGTTACCCGAATTTTGCAAACCTATTCCCTTAACTACCTCCGTTAAGACGTCTTAGTTCATTTCAGTTTGTAGATTGAGCTGAATTGATCGATAATAATAATAGGTCTTTAGGTGTTTGTAGTTTAACAGCATGTCATACATCATCATCTATTTAACAAGAAATCTTTCCCACAAAATAATAAAACTTGATTCGCCCCGGAGGAACTGCTGGTAATCCCAAAAGCACACAAGAAATAATGAGTGTTTTATTAATCCAATACTAAGGTcatgtcccaaaatggcaccctattccctatatagtgcactattctggtcaaaagtagtgcagtgtatagggaacagggtgccattttggtgACGCAGCCTAAGAGCTATCCATCCCCAAGCCCTGCACTTATCCGCAGTATGACTCTGTGTAATTTGGGATAACTGTGAGCCAATAATGGGCCAGTGATTTACATTTGGCTCAAAGGAGGTGGAATCAGCAGGTCTCCCTCGtattctcctttctctcccactGAGAGCAAATCAGTTCCATTCACAGGGAATTGAATTACTGTACAACAGGACCTTGCTGCAGCCATTTCACAGTGCTGCTCTTCTGTATTATCATTATGCCTTAAAGCTATTTACCCATTGTGTTTGTCTTGCCTTTGAGGAGGTTTAAAATGAAAGGGGGGATAAGATAAATTTTAGAGGTTTGGTTCTGGGAGGGGGGACTGGTGTGGTTCTGGgactgtgtggttctgggactgTGTGTTTCTGGGACTTTGTGGTTCTGGgactgtgtggttctgggactgTGTGGTTCTGGtactgtgtggttctgggactgTGTGGTTCTGGTACTGTGTCGTTCTGGTACTGTGTGGTTCTGGTGTGTCGTTCTGGTGTGTAACCATGTTGTTATAGTATGAGCTGTTATATAGGTGCTGTACTCTGACATGACTTGTGTTGTACTGTGCTGTTGTTGTTGTAAGTGAGATGCTATCGATGTGTAGTTATGGCGAGTGAGGTACTGTCGTTGTGTAGTTGTTGTGAGTGAGGTACTGTCGTTGTGTAGTTGTTGTGAGTGAGGTACTGTCGTCGTGTAGTTGTTGTGAGTGAGGTACTGTCGTTGTGTAGTCATTGTGAGTGAGATGCTAACGTTGTGATGTTGTTGTGAGTGGGATGATAACATTGTGTAGTCATTGTGAGTGAGATGCTAACTTTGTGTAACTGTGAGTGAGATGCTTACTTTGTGTAGTCATTGTAAGTGAGATGCTAACGTTGTGTAGTTGTTGAGAGTGAAGTACTGTCGTTGTGTAGTTGTTGTGAGTGAGGTACTGTCGTTGTGTAGTCATTGTGAGTGAGATGCTAACGTTGTGTAGTTGTGAGTGAGATGCTAACATTGTGTAGTCATTGTGAGTGAGATGCTAACGTTGTGTAGTCATTGTGAGTGAGATGCTAACGTTGTGTAGTTGTGAGTGAGATGCTAACGTTGTGTAGTTGTTGTGAGTGAGATGCTAACGTTGTGTAGTCATTGTGAGTGAGATGCTAACGTTGTGTAGTTGTGAGTGAGATGCTAACGTTGTGTAGTCATTGTGAGTGAGATGCTAACGTTGTGTAGTCGTTGTGAGTGAGATGCTAACGTTGTGTAGTCATTGTGAGTGAGATGCTAACGTTGTGTAGTTGTGAGTGAGATGCTAACGTTGTGTAGTTGTTGTGAGTGAGATGCTAACGTTGTGTAGTCGTTGTGAGTGAGATGCTAACGTTGTGAGTGAGATGCTAACGTTGTGTCGTTGTTGTGAGTGAGATGCTAACGTTGTGTAGTCGTTGTGAGTGAGATGCTAACGTTGTGTCGTTGTTGTGAGTGAGATGCTAACGTTGTGTAGTCGTTGTGAGTGAGATGCTAACGTTGTGTAGTCGTTGTGAGTGAGATGCTAACGTTGTGTAGTCGTTGTGAGTGAGATGCTAACGTTGTGTAGTCGTTGTGAGTGAGATGCTAACGTTGTGTAGTCGTTAAGAGTGAGATGCTAACGTTGTGTAGTTGTGAGTGAGATGCTAACGTTGTGTCGTTGTTGTGAGTGAGATGCTAACGTTGTGTAGTCGTTGTGAGTGAGATGCTAACGTTGTGTCGTTGTTGTGAGTGAGATGCTAACGTTGTGTAGTTGTTGTGAGTGAGATGCTAACGTTGTGTCGTTGTTGAGATGAGTGAGATGAGATGCTAACGTTGTGTAGTTGTTGAGATGTGAGATGCTAACGTTGTGTCGTTGTTGAGAGTGAGATGCTAACGTTGTGTCGTTGTTGAGAGTGAGATGCTAACGTTGTGTCGTTGTTGTGAGTGAGATGCTAACGTTGTGTCGTTGTTGTGAGTGAGATGCTAACGTTGTGTCGTTGTTGAGAGTGAGATGCTAACGTTGTGTAGTCGTTGTGAGTGAGATGCTAACGTTGTGTAGTTGTGAGTGAGATGCTAACGTTGTGTAGTCGTTGTGAGTGAGATGCTAACGTTGTGTAGTTGTGAGTGAGATGCTAACGTTGTGTAGTCGTTGTGAGTGAGATGCTAACGTTGTGTAGTCGTTGTGAGTGAGATGCTAACGTTGTGTAGTTGTGAGTGAGATGCTAACGTTGTGTAGTCGTTGTGAATGAGATGCTAACGTTGTGTCATTGTTGTGAGTGAGATGCTAACGTTGTGTAGTTGTGAGTGAGATGCTAACGTTGTGTAGTTGTGAATGAGATGCTAACGTTGTGTAGTCGTGTGAGTGAGATGCTAACGTTGTGTAGTCGTTGTGAGTGAGATGCTAACGTTGTGTAGTTGTGAGTGAGATGCTAACGTTGTGTAGTCGTTGTGAGTGAGATGCTAACGTTGTGTAGTTGTGAGTGAGCCGACGCTGAGAGGACTTGCCTGTCTCTGCTGTGATCCCTCTTTACCCTTCCCTTTCTTTCCATGTTTGCTGGAGGAAACAAAGAGAACCAAGTTAGGAGGATGTAGAACCACTGCCTCCGGTGGTCAAAGGGATGTACTGCTCCTGTACCAGTATAGTACTGCCTGTCTTGTAGCTATTGCAAAGAACACAGCACTGTTTCTCCAGCTAGGTTATGAGACACAGCAACATAGATAGACTGTAAAGTGTCAATACAGGTCAACTTCTTTCCTGTGCAGAGGGCTGGTCTATGGGCAATGCCTCAGCCTCTGACACACATGGCTAGCTTTGATTCAATCTGTCCCTAACTTTCTGCActttcattatctctctctctgacacacatgGCTAGCTTTGATTCAATCTGTCCCTAACTTTCTGCActttcattatctctctctctgacactcatGGCTAGCTTTGATTCAATCTGTCCCTAACTTTCTACActttcattatctctctctctctgacactcatGGCTAGCTTTGATTCAATCTGTCCCTAACTTTCTGCActttcattatctctctctatctgttcaaTCAATTCAGAAAAATACCACCTCGTGACAGCTAAGCCATACAGAACGAGCTCAAGGTTGGGCCCCAGACCCAGGCATAGGgacactgacctgacactgaggTTGAAGACTCTGCGGGCCACCAGGAACCTCATGAGATAGTAGATGACCACGACGAGCACCAACAGACCCAGCACCGCACCAATGATGGCCCCTGTGATCACTCCGGCCTGGATGGGAACTGAGAGAGTGAAGGGAAGGGggtggagaaaaagagagagggaggaagaaaaaaacaaagaaagaaagaaagaaattgtaAAATAGAGCAAGAGAAATgaggatgaaaagagagagggagggatggagagaaatatGAAGAAGACAAGAAAACACTGACATTAAACAACATATTAGCACAAATAAGGGCTTGCTTAAGTGTGCAGTCTGCTTTAGAATTCTGATCATGATTCCGGAGGATTGTGGCACAGCGCTGCTTCTCATTGTGACGACGGACCCTTTAATTCACTACAGTGGTTGATGAAATAGACCTGTCTGTATAAACCTTGAATAGAATTTGATCCGTTTGTAGAATTGAAGTTTTCCTAACCAAGATGGCAGATGGATGTATTAGGCATGTTACTCGGATGCCAGTATCTATTCTAGgaactgtatctatgtaattctataacccggtcccagatctgtttgtgccatTATGCCGCTCCTTTGCCACTACTTGTCATGCCAAAGCATGGAATGTGACAGACTGATCCTCAGGCTAGTAATTCTATGCTCTCACCTTTTTCAAAGACCAGCAGTCTGACACTGGAGGCGCGTCCCACTATGTCAGGCGGGTTCTTGGCATCACAGGTGAAGGTGCCGTTGTCTCCGTAGTCCAGGTTCTTGAGTAGGATGGATCCGTCCCGGCGACCAGGGTTCCCCACAAACTCCAGCCTGTCTCTGAACGGCCCCTTGTTGTCCACATAGGGGGATCCACCAGTGTAGTGGAAGACCTGGAACAGGGAAGACATTCAGTTTCTTTATTGTGTGGTTTTACATCTAGGCTAAGGTtgaatccaaaatggcaccctattccctatgtagtgaactacttttgtaTTGGTAAAGGTTAAAATTAGGGAATACTAAGGTGCCATTTTAGACCAGCCCATACAGTAGTGTGAGATGAAATGTGTTAAAAGAAGAGGCTTGTAAGTAAAGCTCATTAACTGTTTTTGGAGAGGAGTAAGAAGGAAGGAAGTGATATCTTTTTAGAGGGAGTCAAGAGGTAGATGAAagcggaggagagaaggagatagataatgagagtaggagagagagagagacggggggatagAAGGGGGAGATTGGGAGCCATGGAGGGCAAGTCACAACGAGGAGAAGAGACATAATGCGATGGAAACAGTCAGATTAGGTGAGAGAGACTGAAATGAAAAAGTTGGCACCAGGTGAGAGGACGGgaatgaggaggagatgagaacCGAGTGAAAGTTTGCATCCTAaatagcacccttttccctatttaatgtactacttttgaccaggactctAGTCAAggtgagatgaggagatgagtacaatgagaaggagatgaggactgAGTGATAAAGATAAAGGAGGATAATGGAGTGATAGAGGATGGAGTGATAGAAAAGGATAGAGGAGGATAATGGAGTGATAGAGAATGATAATGGAGCGATAGAGAATGAAGTGATAGATAATGGAGTGATAGAGGAGGATAATGGAGTGATATATAATGGAGTGATAGATAAGGATAGAGGATGATAATGgagtgatagagaaagagaggaggataatGGAGTGATAGAGAAGGATAAAGGAGGATATTGAGGTGATAGAGGATGGAGTGATAGAGAATAATAGAGGAGGATAATGGAGTAATAGAGAATGGAGcgatagaggagggaggataatggagcgatagaggaggagagaggaggataatgGAGTGATAGAGGATTGATAAAGAAGAGGAGTTTATATACAGAGATGCTGTCCCTGGCTCCGTCGGCACGGTAGCTCCAGGAGAAGGTGACATCATCGGAAGTCCAGCGCCAGGAGAAGAATGAACATGACAGACGGATGTCTGACCCCACCAGGGCGTGACGCTCCCAGCCCGTGTAGATGACGATGGCCTCCGACTGTTGGGGCACTATAGGGGTTAAAGACGGGGTTAAATTAGAAAGATGAACACACTTGTGGTTCATAATAACCTCTTTTTTACACTTCCTTTTTTACCCCATCACCATTCtatctatgtgtgtatgtttccCCATCACCATTCtatctatgtgtgtatgtttccCCATCACCATTCtatctatgtgtgtatgtttccCCATCACCATTCTATCTATGTGTATGTTTCCCCATCACCATTCtatctatgtgtgtatgtttccCCATCACCATTCtatctatgtgtgtatgtttccCCATCACCATTCtatctatgtgtgtatgtttccCCATCACCATTCCatctatgtgtgtatgtttcaCCATTGTAGCATTCCatctatgtgtgtatgtttcaCCATTGTACCATTCtatctatgtgtgtatgtttcaCCATCACCATTCCatctatgtgtgtatgtttcaCCATTGTAGCATTCtatctatgtgtgtatgtttcaCCATTTTAGCATTCTATctatgtgtgtatatttcaccATTTTAGCATTCTATctatgtgtgtatatttcaccATTTTAGCATTCtatctatgtgtgtatgtttcaCCATTGTAGCATTCtatctatgtgtgtatgttttcCCATCACCATTCCATCAATGTGTGTATGTTTCACCATTGTAGCATTCtatctatgtgtgtatgtttcaCCATTCCatctatgtgtgtatgtttcaCCATTGTAGCATTCCatctatgtgtgtatgtttcaCCATTGTAGCATTCtatctatgtgtgtatgtttcaCCATTCCatctatgtgtgtatgtttcaCCATTGTAGCATTCCatctatgtgtgtatgtttcaCCATTGTAGCATTCtatctatgtgtgtatgtttcaCCATTGTAGCATTCtatctatgtgtgtatgtttcaCCATTGTAGCATTCCATCTATGTGTGTATGTTACCATTGTTGActtttatggtgctttcaataaaaaaaatataaaacacgaAAGATCAGCACTGCACGGTTCAAAACTATTTTTCTGGGGATATAAAAGGACAATACTATAAAACAGACAAGAGGATAAAGGGGACTGAGAGACGCAGGGTTAATTAAATCAGAAAAATCTTAGCTGCACAtgccacaactttgtccctgggTAATAAGACAACGACAACGGGATTGAGTGGAGTAGAGAATGTTTTTGAGTTGCAAGGTGTTTTTTTCAAGACTATCCTTCAGACTATTGTCGAGTCTATCGTTCCAAACCCCTTGTATACACATCAATAAACCAACACAACCTTCAAAACTAGTAtggtgtggatggaccatttcattTACTTTGAAAAGACAGACAAGTAGACCTAGTGGAATAGACATGTTATTTTCAACCTTTTCTTCAGTTTCAAAACCATTTATAAACACTTCAAAatccatacacacacaaccactgttTATCCATGGACACAATGCTTATCCAAGGACACAATGCCCTATGAACATGAGTTATGGTGGCAGGCAACAAGGATTGGAGTTGATTGATACTAACTAAAAAGCACAGCTTAACAAAAACTATCCACAGAATATAAATATCCATAGAAAAATAATCTATGTTGTGTCCTTGAAATATGAATGTAAATTCTGCATTTGCAATAAAATCTATATAAGACTAATACAGTAAATGCAATACATGCAACAGTACATTAACCACCACCAATGTAATGACATTTACAAACATTGCTATCATCAATTATTATCCCTAGCATTTTGGGGTATTAGGAATTTATTTTGATTCAAGATACTGACTCGCACACAAATCATGTCAGACACTATgcaatgtacactaccgttcaaaagtttggggtcactcagaaatgtccttgtttttgaaagaaaagcacattttcagTCCGTTAAAATAACAGcaaaatgatcagaaatacagcgtagacattgttaatgttgtaaatgactattgtggctggaaacggctgatttttaatggaatatctacataggcgtacagaggcccattataagcaatccatcactcctgtgttccaatggcacattgtgttagctaatccaagtttatcattttaaaaggctcattgatcattagaaaagagAAGTGggagtacattagagtgtctagtttgagaaacagacgcctcataagtcctcaactggcagcttcattaaatagtacccgcaaaacaacagtgaagaggcgactctggccTTCTAGGATGTTCCTGTCCAGTCTCTTGAAGAggctaggcagagttcctctgtccagtctcaacgtcaacagtgaagaggcgactccgggatgctggccttctaggtagagttcttctgttcagtgtctgtgttattttgatcttaatcttttctttttattgaccagtctgagTATGGCTTTTTCGTTGCAACTCTGCCTGTAAGGCCAGtgtcccggagtcgcctcttcactgttgacgttgagactggacagaggaactctgcctagaaggccagcatcccggagtcgcctcttcactgttgttttgcgggtactatttaatgaagctgccagttgaggacttgtgaggcatctgtttctcaaactagacactgtaatgaacttgtcctcttgcttatttgtgcaccggggcctcccactcctctttctattctggttagagccagtttgcgctgttctgtgaagggagtagtacacagcgttgtacgagatcttcagtttcctgGCACGGAATagtcttaatttctcagaacaagaatagactgacgagtttcagaagaaacttatttgtttctggccatttggagcctgtaatcaaacccacaaatgctgatgctccagatattcaactagtctaataaagaagaccagttttaaacagtttttagctgtgccaacataattgcaaaagcgttttctaatgatcaaaaaaaataattaaatgataaacttggattagctaacacaacgtgccattggaacacaggagtgatgattgcttataatgggcctttgtacgcctatgtagatattccattaaaaatcagctgtttccagctacaatagtaatttacaacattaacaatgtctacactgtatttttgatcaatttgatgttgttttaatggacaaaaaatttgcatatgtttcaaaaacaaggacatgtctaagtgaccccaaacttttgaacggtagtggaTACATTAAAAATGTACATTAAAAATGTTCACAGGTTGAAACTCTCAGCAGATCACAACTCCAGCGTCCTTGAAAAACTAATGTCAGCCAGCAGAGAACATGTCAATGGAATAAGACTTGACATTTTTAATAAAGATTTTGACAAAGCTGTAAAAACCAGGGGCAAGAAAAAGGATCTCTGCTCAAGTGTAAAAATGCTGTCAACACACTGTCTCAGAGTGAGTCCCAATATTGATACCCTCACTCTAACTTTGTGAGCCTTGTGGAATTCCGTCACAACAATATAACATCCGCATAACAATGTATTACAAGACCAACCAATCATCTGACAGGTTTCCTTTACTTGCCTTCCCTTTAATTAATATCTACCAATATCAGCCACCCAGAGTCACCCAGAGTCAGCGACCGACGGGATTAATTCAACGTAAAGTTCATAATGAAATACCAAAGCCTGTGTAAAGCATAGGAGATCATTCATCATATCCGTTATTTATtcaactgtgtaactgtgtaactgACCCTATGTGCTCTTTGACCTTTAACCCAGATGTTGATAAAGGTCTGGCAGCACTATTCACAAATCAAATTAGAAGGTTTAGTCATAGAATTAACATACTAGAAGtaacttgtttgtttttttaaccaTAAATCAAAGAAATTGAGCGCAGTTCCACTTCACATTACAGTGGCCTTATAATTGTGAAAATAATTAGAGTTGAGAGGCTGAGATGAAGGATATAAAGACAAACCAAATTGTTACCTATTCCAAGCAGTATGACCGATGCCAGCGCCAAGATGGTCAGCATGGTTCCTGACTCTTTGGGTTCCTAAAGGGATGTTGCAGATGGAGGAGTCCCACTATGGAGCGATGGAGAAGGACGGAGAGATAGGACAGAGTGATGCAGGGTGCCAGGACAGAGGGACAacaacagaacactactgtcccAGGGTTTATAGCCaaccacacccctctctctctctctcaccacggCCCgacccattcctccctctctccctgtctccacctacACCTCAGATGTACAACAATGTACACCGTCAATCTTTACCACATCATGTATTGTCCCAGAATGATGTCATTTCCTGTGTgtgataggacaggacaggggtaTTCATATTCGAGTCTGAAGGTCCCGGGTACTTAAGGTTTTCTGTTCTATCTGATAggtaattgcacccacctggtgtcccaggtctaaatcagtccttgattagaaggtggggggggggccTATCTCTGACGAGGTCAGTGTAACCCTGTCCATCATCCCCCGGTTTTTCCTCTTCCTGCACTTTCACCGAGATGTGGTGAGATgtggtgatctctctctctctctctctctctctctgtctctctccctctctctctctctctctctctccctagcgctcactctttctctctctctctctctctctctctctccctccctctctctctctccctccctctctctctctctctctctctctctctctagctctttctgtctctctctctctctctccctctcaagctctctctctctctagctctctctctgtctctctttctctctccctttctcgctcCGAATTCCTGCCTGTTTGCTGACGTCTAGCAGACAaacaatggagggagagaggggcacagGGGGAGACTGGTCTGTCTTTCAATGGAGCCTTctttctctccaacctctctctctctccatccagacaAAGCGTTGTAttctcctcctgcctccctctGCAGAGCTCCCACTTCACTTATTCctgtaaaacagagagagagagagagagagaggggggagagagagaggagagagagaattcgCACAAGACTTAGCAAGACataggaaagagagtgagagtgagtgggGAGAGACCTATATCTAGATGGGCTGACATGAGGACACTGGGACACACAGACATGAGAGCAAACgcagatagagagactgggaaagaCGTAGAGAAAGGTTTTCTTTATAAGTACGAGAGCCATCCACTCCAGGAGGATGCACAATCCATCAACCTGTCATATGACGTCAATATAAATTAGTTTAGCCGACGGTGACATCTACGGTGGGTGGATTGAATCTATGCGGAGACTATTGTTTAACATTACACTCCTGCTATCCGCTGACCCACTATTAGGtcgctctcctctccctatcagaACATGGCATGTGGCTTCCCATTAGACCAGggttccatcccaaatggcaccctatccctatatagtgcacttctttcaGCCATAGCCCATAGGGAGAACAACTAGTGGGCCAGAGGATAGatggctcttgtcaaaagtagtgtactatgtaagGAGCAGGGTTCCGTTTCAACAACATACCGACGGATCACTTCACTAAACCTGTTGGCAGAGATCTCAGTGTGTGTTCTAAGTGATTAAGGCTTGCCATAAGGCAGAGGAAACAGGAAATATTTTATACATCTGTCCACTGAAAGGAACGTGTGGCAAACTTCCAAAGTTTTCTGCAGTGGCAGAATGGAGATTGCCATGGCAAACTACTGTAttagagagagtaagagaaagagagagagagacaagagagagagacagagagataaagacagagagagagacagagagagagagacaagagagagagacagagagagagtaagagaaagagagagagagacaagagagagagacagagataaagacagagagagagacagagagagagtaagagagataaagacagagagagggacagagagagagaaagagagagagagagagagagagagagagacagagagagacagagagagagaaagagagataaagacagagagagggacagagagagagaaagagagagagagagagacagagagagagacagagagagagagacagagagagatatatatataaagagacagagagagagaaagagacagagagataaagacagagagagagagagagacagagagataaagacagagagagagagaagagaagagagagagaagagaaagagagagagacagagagagagacagagagggagacagagagacagagagagagagtaagagaagagagaaagagagagagagagagagagagagagagacagagagagagagagagagacagacagagagacagagagagaaagagacagagacagatagacaaagagagagaccaagagagagagagagagagagagagagagagagagagacctttatggttgtgaggtctagggcactagaacagtctgcagcacctagcctcaccctactagaatctggagtcaaatgtctactctttgctgatgatctggtgcttctgtcaccaaccaaggaggggacagcagcacctagattttctgcacagattctgtcagacctgggccctgacagacctgggctctgacagtaaatctcagtaagacaaaaataatggtgttccaaaaaaggtctagtcaccaggaccacaaataaaaattgcatctagacactgttgccctagagcacacaaaaaactatacata from Oncorhynchus masou masou isolate Uvic2021 chromosome 3, UVic_Omas_1.1, whole genome shotgun sequence includes these protein-coding regions:
- the LOC135509670 gene encoding myelin protein P0-like isoform X2, whose amino-acid sequence is MLTILALASVILLGIVPQQSEAIVIYTGWERHALVGSDIRLSCSFFSWRWTSDDVTFSWSYRADGARDSISVFHYTGGSPYVDNKGPFRDRLEFVGNPGRRDGSILLKNLDYGDNGTFTCDAKNPPDIVGRASSVRLLVFEKVPIQAGVITGAIIGAVLGLLVLVVVIYYLMRFLVARRVFNLSVSKHGKKGKGKEGSQQRQVPVLSIGDPSKLKAAASEKKKQESRKDKK
- the LOC135509670 gene encoding myelin protein P0-like isoform X1, with protein sequence MLTILALASVILLGIVPQQSEAIVIYTGWERHALVGSDIRLSCSFFSWRWTSDDVTFSWSYRADGARDSISVFHYTGGSPYVDNKGPFRDRLEFVGNPGRRDGSILLKNLDYGDNGTFTCDAKNPPDIVGRASSVRLLVFEKVPIQAGVITGAIIGAVLGLLVLVVVIYYLMRFLVARRVFNLSVSKHGKKGKGKEGSQQRQ